A window of Phyllopteryx taeniolatus isolate TA_2022b chromosome 19, UOR_Ptae_1.2, whole genome shotgun sequence contains these coding sequences:
- the LOC133469480 gene encoding urotensin-2 receptor encodes MTTVSMAPVEVLVGRSTNATDPPQSSHEDPAVTFTIGTILSIMFLVGVLGNIYTLVVMCHSMRNAASMYIYIINLALADLLYLLTIPFVVCTHFLKRWYFGDVGCRILISMDFLTMHASIFTLTIMSTERYFAVLKPLDTVKRSKKYRKAIALLVWGASFILTLPMIVSIQLMKVGNKAMCLPTLSSLSYKIYITFLFCTSIVAPGLIIGYLYIQLARTYWVSQTVTFKTTNKLPNLKVLYLIFTIVLLFWACFLPFWIWQLLGQYHPTLPLSSAAKRNINYLTTCLTYSNSCINPFLYTLLTKNYKEYLRKHNRSWSAGSFFDRRGRLQRSPRRSPSASSQQCTESFMLTHTASLRAHNSSL; translated from the exons ATGACCACTGTGTCCATGGCTCCTGTGGAAGTCCTGGTGGGAAGGAGCACCAACGCCACCGACCCCCCTCAGAGCTCTCATGAGGACCCAGCTGTCACCTTTACCATTGGCACTATCCTCTCCATCATGTTTCTTGTGGGAGTCTTGGGAAACATCTACACCCTTGTGGTGATGTGCCATTCCATGCGGAACGCAGCTTCAATGTACATTTATATCATAAACCTAGCGTTGGCGGATCTGTTGTATCTGCTCACCATCCCGTTCGTAGTGTGCACACACTTCCTAAAGCGGTGGTACTTTGGGGATGTTGGCTGTCGGATCCTCATTAGCATGGACTTTCTGACCATGCACGCCAGTATCTTCACACTGACCATCATGAGCACTGAGCGCTACTTTGCGGTGCTCAAGCCATTGGATACGGTGAAACGGTCGAAAAAATATCGAAAAGCCATTGCGCTGCTAGTTTGGGGCGCTTCTTTTATCCTCACATTACCGATGATCGTAAGCATTCAGCTGATGAAGGTGGGCAACAAGGCTATGTGTCTTCCCACCTTGTCATCCCTGTCCTATAAGATTTACATCACCTTCCTTTTTTGCACAAGCATTGTTGCCCCAGGACTGATCATTGGTTACCTCTACATCCAGCTTGCTCGGACTTACTGGGTTTCACAGACGGTGACCTTCAAAACGACCAATAAGCTTCCCAATCTGAAG GTTCTCTACCTGATTTTCACCATCGTACTCCTATTTTGGGCATGTTTCTTGCCTTTTTGGATCTGGCAACTCCTGGGTCAGTACCATCCGACACTGCCCCTGTCCTCCGCAGCGAAGCGCAACATCAACTACCTGACGACATGTCTGACGTACTCCAACAGCTGCATCAACCCATTCCTATACACATTGCTCACCAAGAACTACAAGGAGTACTTAAGGAAGCACAACCGGTCCTGGTCAGCTGGGAGTTTTTTTGACAGGAGGGGGCGTTTGCAGCGCTCGCCACGCAGGTCGCCATCTGCAAGCAGTCAGCAGTGTACAGAGAGCTTCATGCTCACGCACACAGCCTCCTTGCGTGCCCACAACAGCAGCTTGTGA